In Lotus japonicus ecotype B-129 chromosome 5, LjGifu_v1.2, one genomic interval encodes:
- the LOC130719882 gene encoding GDSL esterase/lipase ENOD8-like: MVIKLIYDLGARSFWIHNTGPIGCFPAILTSFPKAERDRYGCATQYNEVVEYFNQKLKEALAQLHIKLPLAAITYVDIYSSKLDLFRNLEKYGFELPLINCCGYGGKYNYTPGVGCGGQTKNIDGEEIFVGCERPSTRVILDGTHFTEAPNKVVFDLISTGAFSDPPIPLNMSCSRN, encoded by the exons ATGGTGATCAAGCTCATATATGATTTGGGGGCAAGATCATTTTGGATACACAACACAGGACCAATTGGATGTTTCCCTGCTATATTGACAAGTTTTCCTAAAGCTGAAAGAGATCGTTACGGTTGTGCAACACAATATAATGAAGTAGTAGAATATTTCAACCAGAAATTGAAGGAAGCATTAGCTCAACTCCACATAAAGCTTCCTCTCGCTGCAATTACATATGTAGATATCTACTCTTCTAAGTTAGATCTTTTTCGCAATCTTGAGAAATACG GATTTGAGCTTCCACTAATTAATTGTTGTGGCTATGGAGGGAAATACAATTATACCCCAGGAGTAGGATGTGGTGGGCAAACAAAAAACATTGATGGTGAAGAAATTTTTGTGGGATGTGAAAGACCATCTACTAGAGTGATATTGGATGGGACACATTTTACAGAGGCTCCTAATAAGGTCGTCTTTGATCTCATATCTACCGGTGCTTTCTCAGACCCACCCATTCCCTTGAATATGTCATGCAGCAGAAATTAG
- the LOC130718273 gene encoding GDSL esterase/lipase ENOD8-like, whose amino-acid sequence MSLMLMEFLSSQIFFCVLLFTTFMNPPAVVFSNPTKACDFPAIFNFGDSNSDTGGLAAAFLQPGPPHGDTYFGRPAGRFSDGRVILDFIAQNFSLPYLSAYLNSLGANYSYGASFATLASTIRLPTSVMPNGRSSPFFLELQYVQFQQFKSRSQFIREQGGLFATLMPKEEYFSRALYTVDIGQNDITVGFYDDNITMQDVHHSVPDIIKTLVENVKLLYDLGARSFWIHNTGPIGCLPDILTRFPKAERDRYGCATQYNEVAEYFNQNLKEALAQLRGKLPLAAITYVDIYSPKLDLFRNPEKYGFELPLINCCGYGGKYNYSPGGCGGKTKNEAGKEIFVGSCERPSTKVIWDGTHYTEAANKVVFDLISTGNFSDPPIPLNMSCNRNYIK is encoded by the exons ATGTCCCTAATGCTAATGGAGTTTCTAAGTAGTCAGATCTTTTTTTGTGTGCTTCTTTTTACAACATTTATGAACCCCCCTGCTGTAGTATTTTCCAATCCTACCAAAGCTTGCGATTTTCCTGCCATTTTTAACTTCGGTGACTCAAACTCGGATACCGGAGGCCTGGCTGCGGCTTTTCTACAGCCAGGACCACCACATGGAGATACATATTTTGGAAGACCTGCTGGAAGATTCTCTGATGGCCGAGTCATCCTTGATTTCATAG CACAAAATTTTAGTCTTCCATATCTCAGTGCGTATCTTAACTCTTTGGGTGCCAACTACTCTTACGGTGCGAGCTTTGCAACATTAGCATCAACAATTAGACTCCCGACAAGTGTTATGCCTAATGGTAGATCTAGTCCTTTCTTCCTTGAACTTCAGTACGTTCAATTCCAACAGTTCAAATCCAGATCACAATTCATAAGAGAACAAG GTGGCTTGTTTGCAACATTGATGCCCAAAGAAGAATATTTTTCTAGAGCTTTATACACAGTTGATATTGGCCAAAATGATATTACTGTTGGTTTTTATGACGACAACATAACTATGCAAGATGTCCATCATTCTGTACCGGATATAATCAAGACTTTGGTAGAGAATGTCAAG CTCCTATATGATTTGGGGGCTAGATCATTTTGGATACACAACACAGGACCAATTGGATGTCTCCCTGATATATTGACAAGATTTCCTAAAGCTGAAAGAGATCGTTATGGTTGTGCAACACAATATAATGAAGTAGCAGAATATTTCAACCAAAATTTGAAGGAAGCATTAGCGCAACTCCGCGGAAAGCTTCCTCTCGCTGCAATTACATATGTAGATATCTACTCTCCTAAGTTAGATCTTTTTCGCAATCCTGAGAAATACG GATTTGAGCTTCCACTAATCAATTGTTGTGGCTATGGAGGGAAATACAATTATTCCCCAGGAGGATGTGGTGGGAAAACAAAAAACGAAGCTGGTAAAGAAATTTTTGTGGGCTCATGTGAAAGACCATCTACTAAAGTGATATGGGATGGGACACATTATACAGAGGCTGCTAATAAGGTCGTCTTTGATCTTATATCTACCGGAAATTTCTCGGACCCACCCATTCCCTTGAATATGTCATGCAACAGAAATTACATAAAATAA